In Thermodesulfovibrionales bacterium, the genomic stretch GCGGGACTGTTTCTTGTAGCTGCTCTTTCCCTTTCCTGTCCATCCTATGCTCAGATTGTTCAGTGTACCCATGGGCAGAGCGGTCATATCCAGGATACTTCTATAACGACGGTCCCCAGTTATTGGGGATGGGGATTAGATTTTATTCTCAACTCAGGAAACTCTGATTGGGTGCATTTTGCTGTCCCCACCGTCCTGTTTGAGAAAACCCGCTATCTTGCGATTAAATTTGCGACAGGAAGCGTTGATGCGATTGTGAATCAGGTCGACATCTGGAGTGGAAATACACTGGTTAAACAGTTCTTAAATCTCAATTGGACAACTTCAGGACCAAGCGATGCACAATGGAAGATCCTAGACCTGGGATCAGATGTGAATTTTGAGAGCATTGGCATTTCAGTCGGGATAGGCGCTGGGGTGGAAGCTATGAGCCACCGTTTCCTCTTTCATTCAGTGTGCGCCGAGTTCCATCCATAAAAGGACAGGAAAAGGAGACATTGTAGTCTCAGCCAAGAAAAAGATCTCTCGTGGTTAAACAGTGAAGTATTATGGGTGTGAGAGAATATGCTCATTCCATCTTGTGAGGCCGGCAGTGGTGGAGTGAATTTAACGACTCAGAGGACAAGGGCACAAATTGGCTCACGAAGATAGACTGGAAGCCCCTCTCAACCGCGATGATATTGCCGAATTGATTGTTGCAGCTTTGTTCGGATTGTCGAAAATAGGGTATTGGGACCCAAGAAATATCTAACCCTACGCTTGAGGGCAGCTAAAAATCGCGCTCCTCAAGCGTAGGGTCGTCCCTAGTGAACTGACGTGTCAAAGTAAGCGCATGATATAATATGCTTATGGAGTTTTCGGATGAAGGTCTCCGCGAACTAGCGTCGCAGTGGGTTGAGTCAGCGCGCCTCCCGAAGCTCTTCAAGATTTACAGCGACACTACCGATTATTACCGCATCGATTATGACGACGTAGTTCTTCTTGGAGATCGTCCGTACCTTGTGCGGAATAATGAGCGTGAAGGCCGCTTTGGCATTGACGAGCAGCAGAAGTTCTGGGTCAAGAGGGCCATCGATCTTCTGGACGGGTCACGGAAAATCATCAAACTTGTCTTTCACGAACGATTCAAGGCGAGGGTTGGGCCGCTCGTCTTCGACTGCACCCGCAGCCCCGCGAAGGAGACGAGGGTGCTCCAGTTGACAGGGACACATCCGAATTTCATGCATGGTTTTGGCGTGCAGGATGCGGTATCGAACAGGGTCCGGGTCATCGATTTCGTTTACGGCAAGAAGCTCTCTGATCTCATTGCGGGGATGGAGATGGAGCATTCTGTTTATTTTGAAGAGGTTTTCCCCGGTATCTTCGAAAGGTATCTGGATGCTTTGGAGGCGATCTGTTTCCTCCATAGCAACGGAGAATTACACGGCGACATCCGCCGCGACCATATCATCATTGACAGGGAGACGGGCGTGTTCCGTTGGATTGACTTTGATTTCATATACCACCACCATGAGAACAGGCTTGGGTACGACATCTTCGGCCTTGGGAACCTTCTCGCCTTTCTCGTCGGCAAGGGAGACGCAACAGTCCAGGAACTCCGGAGGGTGCGCCCGGATCTTTTTGCAAGAATTGGGAAAAGCGATCTCAACATCATCTTCCATAACCGGATCATGAATCTGAAAAAGATCTTCCCCCATATCCCCGACCGGCTCAACAGCGTGCTCATGCATTTTTCGGCAGAGACCGAGGTTTTTTATGACGATACCCGTCAATTCTACGATGACCTCAGGGAGGTCATGGGGTCCTTGACTCCTTCATGACGTCTGCTATAATACAGAAAAGAGTGCAGGGAGCATGTCAGCGACATGGCGCAGAGCAAGAGAATTCTCATCGCCGTTGACGAGTCTGAGAACTCCAGAAACGCCCTCCTCTACGTTGCCGATATTCTCGGCGGCTTTCCTGGCTTCATCATCATCCTCCTGAGCGTCATCTCAGTCCCTGAAGTCGATTTTTTCGATTCCGAAGAGGCACGAAAGGAATGGATCAGGGAGAAGCACGCCAGCCTCTCAGAGCTGCTCGAACGCTACCGGCAGGTTCTCATCCAGTCGGGCTTCCCGGACTCTTGCGTGCTGACGGATATCATCCTCACGAAGGACCGTCCGGTATCTTCTGTCATCCTCGAAAAGCAGGAGCAGTATGACGCCTGCACCCTCGTGGTGGGAAGACGGGGGGTATCTCGTCACGAGGAGTTTCTTTTCGGCAGTGTCTCGAGCAAGCTCATCCATATGGCGGCACGCTGCGCCGTATGGGTCATTGAACCCGTCTGCAAATCTCAGCTGTGAACCGGCATGGAGGACGCTGAAGAGATCATGGGGTAAGCACAGCAAAAGATCCCATCCGAACAATCCTGTCACACGCCGAAATTGTCGTCAACGGAGAGAATCCATGGGATATCAAGGTGAAGGATGACAGGTTATACGAGCGGGTCGCAAAGGGAGGGAGCCTGGGGCTCGGAGAGTCTTACATGGATGGATGGTGGGAATGTGAGAATATGGATGATTTTTTCTGCAGAATCATGCCCTGTAATCCGGAGGAAAAGTTAGGAAAGAATCTGCGTCTGCTCTTTTGTATCCTGCGTTCGGTAGTCCTGAATCCCGCAAGAAAATCACGGTCGTTTCAGGTGGGGGAACGGCATTACGACCTTGGCGATAATCTTTACAGGAACATGCTTGACAAGAGGATGATCTACAGCTGCGCTTACTGGAAAGATGCGATGAATCTTGATGATGCTCAGGAGGCAAAACTCGACCTCATCTGCAGGAAGCTGTCCCTCCGGCCTGGCGACAGAGTCCTCGATATCGGATGCGGCTGGGGAGGTTTCGCAAAATATGTCGCCGAGAAATACGGCGTTGAAGTTGTCGGTATCACGGTCTCGAAAAAGCAGGTCGCCCATGGAAGGAATTTGTGTGAGGGCTTACCCGTTGTGATCAGGCTCCAGGATTACCGAGACCTTGACGAAATGTTCGATCACATCATTTCTGTTGGTATGTTTGAGCATGTGGGATACAAGAATTACAGAAAATATATGGAAACTGTTCACCGGTGTCTGAAAGACAACGGTCTGTTCCTGTTACAGACCATAGGGAGATGCGAATCACGTACCGTAGCAGACCCGTGGTTTGACAGATACATCTCTCCGAACTCCTTTATCCCGTCAATGAAACAGGTATGTGCATCCGCTGAGGATTTGTTTGTGGTGGAGGATTGGCATAATTTCGGTGATGATTATGATAAGACCCTTGTTGCCTGGTTCAGCAACTTTAACAGGAATTGGGATGTATTGAAGAGTCGTTATGACGACCGGTTTTATCGCATGTGGAAATACTATCTCTTGAGCTGTGCGGGTTCCTTCCGTTCCCGCTATCTTCAGGTCTGGAGATCGTCCTCTCCAAGAAAGGGATTGCCGGAGGATACCGCTCAGTTCGATAATATCCCTGTTCTCGCCAGCCCGCGCGGGGAGACAGCAGAGAGCCATCACCTCTCGTCGGCGAGGGAGCCAAGAGGCTGATCGGCTGAATGCAGGCAATTTTTGGTATAATTGAACCTCTATGGAGCGCGTAGGGTTTCTGTACGATGACGCCTGTTTGGCTCATGAACCGCCGCAATGGCACCCGGAAAAGAAAGAACGGTTACTCCATATCCTGAATGCCTTAAGGACCTCGGGGCTCCTTGAGAAACTGGCTTGCATAAACCCGCGAAGGGCCTCTCTTGACGATGTCGGCCTCGTCCACACCGCTTCTTATATCGAAACGATCAGGAGTTTTACCGGAGAGTGTCTCGATCCGGACACCTATCTGTCGCCGGGCACCCTGTCGGCAGCACTTTATGCAGCAGGGTCTCTCATGGAGGCGGCAGAGAAATGTAAGACCGGCGAGATCAGGAGGGCCTTCTGCGCCGTCCGGCCCCCGGGCCATCATGCTGAGGCCGACAGGGGGATGGGGTTTTGCATCTTCAACAATATCGCCATCGGCGCACGGCACGCACAGAAGATCGGGTTCGCAAAGGTCTTTATCATCGACTTTGACGCCCATCATGGGAACGGTACACAGCAAATCTTTGATGAAAGCGATACCGTCTTCTTCTTCAGCACCCATCAATATCCCTACTACCCGGAAACCGGAAAAGACTCAGAACGAGGCAGGGGGAAAGGGGAAGGATATACCTATAATGTTCCGATTCTGAAAGGCTCGGGAAACAAAGATTATCTCTACATATATCAGGATATCCTTCCCGGCCTCGTCAGGAGGTTTGAGCCAGATATCATCTTTGTGTCTGCAGGCTATGACATCCATCTCCAGGACCCCCACGCGGACATCAGGGTTACGGGCGAGGGCATCCGGTGCATCGTTCAGAGCATCCTTCGGGCATATCACTGTCCTGTCATCTTTACCCTCGAAGGGGGCTATGACCTCCGTTCACTGGAGGAGTCCGTGATGATCACCATTGAAGAGATGCTGAAGAACTAATGCAGCCTCGTCAGCAAGTGACGGACCGCCGGAAGCCGGCGAGGGTCCTATTTCCCCAAATGGTGGAGCAGTTTGCCTAAGTACTTGTTCAGGAAATGGGACCTCTTCATAAAAGAGATCGGGGGCTGTCTTCTGATGCCGAGTTCTTTCAGCATCCTCCGGATTTCACGATTTTCACCGTCGATCGCCAGCCCCCTTTCTAAAGCCAGGATCGCATCCTTCTTGTTTCCTGAAGCAAGATGGGCCTTGCCGAGGTTAAGATAGAGGA encodes the following:
- a CDS encoding universal stress protein, translating into MAQSKRILIAVDESENSRNALLYVADILGGFPGFIIILLSVISVPEVDFFDSEEARKEWIREKHASLSELLERYRQVLIQSGFPDSCVLTDIILTKDRPVSSVILEKQEQYDACTLVVGRRGVSRHEEFLFGSVSSKLIHMAARCAVWVIEPVCKSQL
- the cfa gene encoding cyclopropane fatty acyl phospholipid synthase; the encoded protein is MRTILSHAEIVVNGENPWDIKVKDDRLYERVAKGGSLGLGESYMDGWWECENMDDFFCRIMPCNPEEKLGKNLRLLFCILRSVVLNPARKSRSFQVGERHYDLGDNLYRNMLDKRMIYSCAYWKDAMNLDDAQEAKLDLICRKLSLRPGDRVLDIGCGWGGFAKYVAEKYGVEVVGITVSKKQVAHGRNLCEGLPVVIRLQDYRDLDEMFDHIISVGMFEHVGYKNYRKYMETVHRCLKDNGLFLLQTIGRCESRTVADPWFDRYISPNSFIPSMKQVCASAEDLFVVEDWHNFGDDYDKTLVAWFSNFNRNWDVLKSRYDDRFYRMWKYYLLSCAGSFRSRYLQVWRSSSPRKGLPEDTAQFDNIPVLASPRGETAESHHLSSAREPRG
- a CDS encoding histone deacetylase codes for the protein MAHEPPQWHPEKKERLLHILNALRTSGLLEKLACINPRRASLDDVGLVHTASYIETIRSFTGECLDPDTYLSPGTLSAALYAAGSLMEAAEKCKTGEIRRAFCAVRPPGHHAEADRGMGFCIFNNIAIGARHAQKIGFAKVFIIDFDAHHGNGTQQIFDESDTVFFFSTHQYPYYPETGKDSERGRGKGEGYTYNVPILKGSGNKDYLYIYQDILPGLVRRFEPDIIFVSAGYDIHLQDPHADIRVTGEGIRCIVQSILRAYHCPVIFTLEGGYDLRSLEESVMITIEEMLKN